The nucleotide window CAGTTGGCATAAAAGGGAAAGAAGTAAAGCCTCAGGATGTTGAGCGCGCCATAGATTCTGCAAGCGTGGTATATGTTCCGCTTGACAGAGAGGTTCTTCATATAATCCCTACTGAATTTATACTTGACGGACAGGATGGGATAAAAGACCCGGTTGGCATGGCAGGGGTCAGGCTTGAGGTAAAGGTTCATATAGTTACAGGCGCGGTGTCGTCTGTGCAGAATCTTCTTAAGTGCTGTGAGAGGGCAGGCCTTGATGTCATTGATATTGTGCTTGAGCCCATTGCCTCTGCAGCGGCAGTGCTTACGGAAGACGAGAAAGACCTCGGCGCCGCGCTCGTTGATATAGGCGGAGGAACAACAGACATCGCGATATATAAAGATGGAAGCCTCAGGCACACAGCGGTTCTTGCGCTTGGCGGCAATCATTTTACGAATGATATAGGCATTGGATTGAGAATCCCTGTACAGGAGGCAGAGAGGATAAAGAAAAAATACGGCTGTGCAGTTACAACTATGGTTGACGAGGCAGAAGAGATGGATGTTGCAGGCGCAGACAAACAGGTAAGGAAAATACCGAGGCGGTATATCGCAGAGATTATCCAGCCGAGGTGTGAGGAACTTACAGAACTGATAAGGCGTGAAATAGAAAACAGTTCCGGACTTGAGCCCGGATTGTCCGGGGTTATTTTGACAGGCGGAGCATCCCTGCTTGCAGGGCTTGACAGGTTAATGGAGGCAAATCTGGGACTTTCGGTGAGAATCGGAATGCCTGATGGAATAGAGTCAAACCATATTTCACATTTACCTGATTTGCAGGGCGATGGAAACCCCGTTAGAAATCTTCAATTTCTAAACGGGGTAAATAATCCGATGTATTCAACAGGGGTAGGCCTCATTCTCCACAGCATAGATGGAGAGCCTGTCCCGAACGCTTTCGGGATTAATGGAGATATGTTTAACGGGATATTTGACCGGATGAAGGAATGGGTAAGAAATCTGTTTGGTGTTAATGGTCATGAGTTGAGAGGCAAGGCAGTGTCAATGAGGCAGAGGATATGAATATAAACAAGTTAAAAGTTGAAAGTGAAAAGTTAAAGGTTCAAATTCTTTTCCGAAAACTTTTAACTGTTAACTCTAAACTTTTAACTAAAAATAAAAAGGGGGTGTTTTATGTTTGAAATGGAAGAAGTGAGAGGGCAGGGAGCAAACATTAAGGTTATAGGTGTAGGAGGCGCGGGCGGCAATGCCGTTAATAACATGATAGCCTCTAACCTCCACGGAGTTGAATTCATAGCAGTTAATACCGACAGCCAGATACTTGAGACTTCGCTTGCCACTGCAAAGGTGCAGATAGGCTTGGAGATTACAAAAGGTCTCGGAGCAGGCTCAAACCCTGATATAGGACGGGAGGCAGCTCTTGAAGACAGGGAGGCGATTGCAGAATCTATAAGAGGAGCTGACATGATATTTATAACAGCAGGGATGGGCGGAGGAACAGGCACAGGCGCTTCACCTGTTGTCGCAAGCGTTGCAAGAGAATTAGGCGCGCTTACGGTTGCTATTGTTACAAAACCGTTTTTCTATGAAGGAAGGAAAAGGGCCATCAATGCTGACATAGGCATGAAAGAGCTTCAGGGCTGTGTTGACGCCCTCATCGTTGTTCCAAATGACAGGATAGGGCTTGTCGTTGAAAAAGGCACGCCGATGCTAAAATCATTCGCCGTGGCGAATGATGTCCTCAGACAGGCTGTTCAGGGAATATCGGATTTGATATTAATACCCGGGCTTATAAATCTTGATTTTGCCGATGTGAAGGCTGTAATGGCAGACGCAGGAAGGGCTGTAATGGGTATAGGTCTTGGAAGAGGAGACGGAGGCGCGCTTGAAGCAGCGAGAAAGGCTATTTCAAATCCTCTGCTTGAAGATTCTTCAACTGAAGGCGCAAAAGGAATTATTCTCAATATTACAGGAGGTCTTAATCTGTCGCAGAGTTCTGTTCAGGACGCCGCCGGCTTTATCTATGACCTTGCAGATAATGAGGCGAATATAATATTCGGAGCAGTGATTAATCCAGACATTGAAGATGAGGTCAGGGTAACTGTGATTGCAACAGGTTTTCAGGAAAGGAAAGAGAAGGTAGAACTTCCTCAGGTCAAAAAGTGGAATCCTGTAAAAGAACTCTCAAATTTTAAGGGCGCAGACAGGGTTCTTGCAAAGAGCCTTAAGCCTGACTATTCGGCATTGCCTCTGCCTGCCAGATGTGAGCAGGACATACCGGCACTCATGCCTTATGAGGATCCGCTTGATGTGCCTGCATTTATGAGAAAAACAGTTCAAAAAGTAATATAGGTGTTTCCCCCCAAAAGGGGCTTCCGTCCCCCCGGAAGCCCCTCTCCCCCCTTTATTATGTATAAGGAGGCTGAGCTTGTCCTTCGGCAATATTAAACTACCTTAACATTAGAGCAATAGCGCAGCAGCTCAGTAGAGCAGTAGTTTTTAGTGAAACTTGTTTTTGACTACTGGACCGCTGTTCTACTGCTCTGTAGCTCAAAAACAGACCCGTTCCGCCTCAGGCGGATTGCCTCAATACAACCCCAGCCTCCTTACGAGTAATTATCCTCAGGGAGATGTTTTTACCCCTCAGGGACAAGATGATTTCTGGAAGGGCAATATATATGAGAGAAAATAACATTTAATCTTTGTTGTCAAGCAAATCTCCTATATGGTATTCTTTCTCTATCGTTTTGTAGGGACTCACCTGTAAAAATAAAAGGGTGAAAGGATTTCGAATGAAATTGCGGGAGATTGCAGAACTGCTTGGTGGAGAGCTTGCAGGCAACCCTGACATAGAAATAAAAGGGGCTGCCGGAATATCTGATGCAGAAGACGGGGATATTACATTTCTCGCAACAGCCAAACTTACCAGTGAATGCATTGAGAGCAAGGCGTCAGCGGTAATAGTAAAAGATACTGTCCCTGAGATAAAAAAACCTCAGCTTAAGGTTTCAAACCCGCTGTATGCATTCGCAAGGCTTCTTGAACATTTTTATGTAAAGCCGTTTATAGCGTCAGGCATAAGTGATAAGGCATATGTATCTGATAAAGCCCAAATAGGGGAAAATGTATCTGTATATCCACTGGCGTTTGTTTCTGACAGGGCATCAATAGGCAGTAAGACAGTGATATATCCCGGTGTGTTCATAGGTGAAAATTCTTCCATTGGAGATGAGTGCATAATTTATCCAAATGTCACAATCAGAGAGAATGTAAAGATAGGAAACAGGGTGATAATCCATTCCGGAGCTGTAATAGGCTCTGACGGTTTTGGATATGTGATGGAGAAAGGGATACATTATAAAATCCCCCAGGTCGGAGGCGTTATCATCGGAGACGATGTTGAGATAGGAGCAAATGTTACTATAGACAGGGCAACGACAGGCAATACCATAATAGGCAGCGGCACAAAGATAGATAACCTTGTTCAGATTGCACACAATGTAAAGATAGGAGCAAACTCTATTGTCATAGCTCAGGTCGGCATTGCAGGGAGCACTGAGATAGGCAATTATGTCATCTTGGGCGGGCAGGTCGGCGTTGCCGACCATGCAAAGATTGATGACGGTGTCATGGTTGGAGCGCAGTCAGGAGCAATGGGACATGTCAAAAAAGGCATCTATTCAGGCTCGCCCATGATTCCTCATCGGGACTGGCTTAAGGCAATGGCAATATTTGCAAAACTCCCTGAGCTTAATAAGAAGATAAAAGAAGTTGAAGATAAAATTGAAAATATTGAAAGGAGAGAAAAGAGATGATGGATATTATGGGAATACAAAACATGGTTCCGCACAGGTATCCTTTTCTTATGGTTGACAGGATTGTGGAGATGGAGCCGAATGTGAGAGCTGTTGGAATAAAAAATGTAACTGTTAATGAGCCGTTCTTTCAGGGGCACTTTCCGGGAAACCCGATAATGCCCGGCGTTCTCATTGTTGAGGCAATGGCGCAAGTTGCAGGTGTGCTTGCATTCAGTTCAG belongs to Nitrospirota bacterium and includes:
- the ftsA gene encoding cell division protein FtsA, producing MRIRDPLGRKGNIVVGLDVGTTKICAIVGEVRGGKTDIIAIGSAPSTGLRKGVVINIESTVDAIKKAVKNAEAMAGIEIKSVYVGIAGGHIKGFESYGAVGIKGKEVKPQDVERAIDSASVVYVPLDREVLHIIPTEFILDGQDGIKDPVGMAGVRLEVKVHIVTGAVSSVQNLLKCCERAGLDVIDIVLEPIASAAAVLTEDEKDLGAALVDIGGGTTDIAIYKDGSLRHTAVLALGGNHFTNDIGIGLRIPVQEAERIKKKYGCAVTTMVDEAEEMDVAGADKQVRKIPRRYIAEIIQPRCEELTELIRREIENSSGLEPGLSGVILTGGASLLAGLDRLMEANLGLSVRIGMPDGIESNHISHLPDLQGDGNPVRNLQFLNGVNNPMYSTGVGLILHSIDGEPVPNAFGINGDMFNGIFDRMKEWVRNLFGVNGHELRGKAVSMRQRI
- the ftsZ gene encoding cell division protein FtsZ gives rise to the protein MFEMEEVRGQGANIKVIGVGGAGGNAVNNMIASNLHGVEFIAVNTDSQILETSLATAKVQIGLEITKGLGAGSNPDIGREAALEDREAIAESIRGADMIFITAGMGGGTGTGASPVVASVARELGALTVAIVTKPFFYEGRKRAINADIGMKELQGCVDALIVVPNDRIGLVVEKGTPMLKSFAVANDVLRQAVQGISDLILIPGLINLDFADVKAVMADAGRAVMGIGLGRGDGGALEAARKAISNPLLEDSSTEGAKGIILNITGGLNLSQSSVQDAAGFIYDLADNEANIIFGAVINPDIEDEVRVTVIATGFQERKEKVELPQVKKWNPVKELSNFKGADRVLAKSLKPDYSALPLPARCEQDIPALMPYEDPLDVPAFMRKTVQKVI
- the lpxD gene encoding UDP-3-O-(3-hydroxymyristoyl)glucosamine N-acyltransferase; the encoded protein is MKLREIAELLGGELAGNPDIEIKGAAGISDAEDGDITFLATAKLTSECIESKASAVIVKDTVPEIKKPQLKVSNPLYAFARLLEHFYVKPFIASGISDKAYVSDKAQIGENVSVYPLAFVSDRASIGSKTVIYPGVFIGENSSIGDECIIYPNVTIRENVKIGNRVIIHSGAVIGSDGFGYVMEKGIHYKIPQVGGVIIGDDVEIGANVTIDRATTGNTIIGSGTKIDNLVQIAHNVKIGANSIVIAQVGIAGSTEIGNYVILGGQVGVADHAKIDDGVMVGAQSGAMGHVKKGIYSGSPMIPHRDWLKAMAIFAKLPELNKKIKEVEDKIENIERREKR
- the fabZ gene encoding 3-hydroxyacyl-ACP dehydratase FabZ, with the protein product MMDIMGIQNMVPHRYPFLMVDRIVEMEPNVRAVGIKNVTVNEPFFQGHFPGNPIMPGVLIVEAMAQVAGVLAFSSGMQGSSVYFMSIEKAKFRKPVVPGDQIKLEIKVLQQRGNVWRFSGHALVDEKVVSESEFTAMVMAKEK